The following DNA comes from Mucisphaera calidilacus.
GCAGTCCCGCATGCTCGTCGGACGCAGCGCCCTCGCCGAACACTTCCTCGTCGATGCCGCCAGAACGTTCCTCCACCCACCCGCCAGCGGAGTACGACCATGAAACTCGGCATCCTCACCATCGGCCCACGCCTCTACTCCAGCCGACGACTCCGGCAGGCCGCCGTCGAACGCGGCCACAAGGTCCGCATGCTCAACACCCTCCGCTTCGGCATCGACCTCGAACACGGCGAACCCGACCTCGTCTACCGATCACGACCCCTGCCCCTCCTCGACGCCATCATCCCGCGCATCGGCGCCTCCATCACCTACTTCGGAACCGCCGTCGTCCGCCAGTTCGAGCAGATGGACGTCTACACGCCCAACCCCGCCAACGCCATCAACAACGCACGCGACAAACTCCGCTCGCTCCAGATCCTCAGCCGACACGACATCGGCATCCCCACCACCACCTTCGTCCGCGACCGCGAAGACGTCCTCCCCGCCATCGAACGTATCGGCGGCGCACCCGTCATCATCAAGATCCTCGAGGGAACCCAGGGCGTCGGCGTCATCCTCGCCGACAACACCAAGATCGCCGAGGCCATCATCGAAACGATGCAGAGCGCCAAACAAAACGTCCTCATCCAGCGATTCGTCAAAGAGAGCCGCGGCACCGACATCCGCGCCATCGTCGTCGGCGACACCGTCGTCGCCGCCATGCGACGCAGCGCCAAGGGCGACGAGTTCCGAAGCAACGTCCACCGCGGCGGTCGGACCTCCAGCATCGAACTCGACCCCCTCTACCAGGAAACCGCCGTCCGCGCCGCCCAGATCATGGGCCTCAAGGTCGCCGGCGTCGACATGCTCGAGTCCGACGAAGGCCCCCTCATCATGGAAGTCAACTCCACGCCCGGACTCGAAGGCATCGAGAAAGCCACCAAGCTCGACGTCGCAGGCGTCATCATCGACTACATCGCCTCGCAGGTCGCCTTCCCCGAACTCGACATCCGACAAAGACTCACCGTCTCCAAAGGCTACGGCGTCACCGAACTCACCATCCCCAAGGACTCCCCCATCCTCGGCCAGACCCTCGCCAACTCCGGACTCCGCGACCGCGATATCGTCGTCCTCAACCTCCACCGCGGCACCAGCGTCATCTCCAACCCCAAAGAATCACGCACCCTCGAAGCGGGCGACCGACTCCTCTGCTACGGCAAACTCGACGCCATGCGCGACATGATCCCCGCGCGCAAAAAACGCCGTAAACGCGTCCGCATCCAGAAACTCGACCCCGACACCCTCAAGAACCTCCCCCAGCACGACGAACCCGCCTGACCCGCCGCATCAACTGGATTCCTCACGCTCAAGCCGTCATCATGATGACAGGCTCGATATCACACAACGCATCGTCACAATCCGGAGCAAGGGTCCACCATGGTCATCACCACCTTCCTGATCTTTACCGGTCTCGTCGCCCTGACCACCTACCTCCTCACACGCAAGGACGACCGCGCCACCAACACCGGCTACTTCCTCGGCGGACGATCGCTCGGCGGCGTCGTGATCGCCGGCTCACTGCTCCTGACCAACCTCTCCACCGAGCAGATGGTCGGGCTCAATGGCGACGCCTACCGCGAAGGCCTCAGCGTCATGGCCTGGGAGATCGTCGCCGTCCTCGCCCTCGTCGCCATGGCCCTCTTCTTCCTCCCTCGCTTCCTCCGCTCAGGGGTGACCACCGTCCCCGAACTCCTCGAAAAACGCTTCGGACACTCCACCAGCGTCATCACCACCTTCATCTTCCTCATCGCCTACGCCGTCATCCTCCTGCCCATCATCCTCTACACCGGCGCTATCGGCCTCGAGGGCATGCTCGACGTCAAATCACTCACCGGCATCAACTCCGACACAGGCGTCCTCGTCTTCATGGTCGTCCTCGTCGGATGCATCGGCTCCGTCTACGCGCTCTTCGGCGGACTCCGATCCGTCGCCGTCTCCGACACACTCAACGGCGCGGGGCTCCTCGTCGGCGGCATGCTCATCGTTATCTTCGCACTCATGAAAGTCGGCGGCGAAGAAGGCATCCTCGGCGCCTTCGACGTCCTCGCCGAAGAACACCCCGAGAAACTCAACTCCATCGGCACCGAGTCCCAGTCCGTCCCCTTCGGCACTCTCTTCACAGGCGTCCTGCTCATCAACATGTTCTACTGGACCACCAACCAGCAGATCATCCAGCGAACGCTCGGCGCCAAGAGCCTCCGCGAGGGACAGAAAGGCGTCCTGCTCTGCGGAACCCTCAAGCTCCTCGGGCCCCTCTACCTCGTCCTCCCGGGCATCCTCGCCTACCACCTCTACGCCGACACCGACATACGACCCGATCAGTCCTACGGCATCCTCGTCCGCGACGTCCTGCCCCCCTACCTCACCGGCTTCTTCGCCGCCGTCATGGTCGGCGCCATCCTCAGCTCCTTCAACTCCGCACTCAACTCCGCCTGCACGCTCTTCAGCCTCGGCGTCTACAAGTCCATCCTCAGACCCGACGCACCCGACAAACAGGTCGTCGCCTCCGGCAAGATCTTCGGCGGCATCCTCGCCATCGCCGCCATGATCGTCGCCCCCATACTCCGAGGACAGGAAAGCATCTTCTCCTACCTCCAGACCATGAACGCCATGTACTTCATCCCCATCCTCGCCGTCGTCATCGTCGCCATGACCACCGCTCGCGTCCCCGAACGCGCCGCCAACACCGCACTCATCACCGGACTCGTCGTCATCGCCCTCGGCTACTTCATGCCCATCGCGTGGATCGACGAACAGCCCTTCTACTTCGCCGGCGGCGTCATGAACACCTTCCACTTCTCCGGCGCCGTCTTCGCCTACCTCATCGTCATGATGCTCGTCATGGGCTCCGTCTGGCCCGCCGAGAAACCTTGGCAGGACGCCCACTCGGGCGACGTCGAGATCACCCCCTGGCCCTACGCCCTTCCCACCGGCATCAGCCTCGTCGTGATTGTCTTCACCATCTATCTCTACTTCGCCGACTTCTCCGTCCTCGCCTGAGGCACACCCCACCGCGCAAGAGAACGCGGTTCACATCGTCTGCACTCATATAGTCGCTTCCCTCTTGATTCGCGCCCCGCCGGGATCTATGGTGAGGGATCAATATAAGATAGCTCGATCGAAAGATCCGCCATGAAGAACCATAAACTCCTCGTCGTCTACATCCTCTGCTCCTCCTACGACGACGACGGCTACCCGCGACGCTTCCTCAAAGGCGTCTTCCCCTCCAACACCCTCGGCTGCCTCCGCGGACTCACCGAGTCGCTCGACGACGAAGGACTCCTCCCGCCCGGCACCTCCGTCGAGGTCCAGACCTACGACGACACCCTCACCACCATCCCCTTCGAACGCATCGCTCGACAGGCCTCGCCCGACACCACCGTCGTCGTCGGGCTCGCAGGCGTCCAGACCGGGCAGTTCGCCCGCGCCACCGAGATCGCGCGCGAATTCCGCAAACGCAACCTCCCCGTCATGGTCGGCGGCTTCCACGTCAGCGGATCCCTCGCCATGCTCGGCAAGCCCACCCGCGAACTCCGGCAACTCCTCGACATCAACGTCTCGCTCGTCCGAGGCGAGGCCGAATCCCCCGAAGCCCTCGCCGAGATCTTCCGCGACGTCCTCGACGGCACCATGAAACCCATCTACGAAATGCCCGTCGCGCCCGTCATCGGCAACGCCGCGCTCCCACGCGTCCCCGCCGAGTACCGCAAACGGTTCTTCAGCGGATCCCTCGCACCCCTCGACACCAGCCGCGGCTGCCCCTTCAACTGCTCCTTCTGCACCGTCATCAACGTCCTCGGCCACAAGATGCGCCACCGAACCACCCAACGCGTCCTCGCCGCCGTCGAACAGGGATACCACGAGGGCATCCGAACCTACTTCTTCGTCGACGACAACATGGCACGAAGCCCCATCTGGGAAGAGATCTTCGACGGCCTCATCGAACTCCGAACACGAGGCATCGAGATCAGCTTCCTCATGCAGGTCGACACCCTCGCCTACAAGATCCCCAACTTCGTCGACAAGGCCAAGAAGGCCGGCTGCATCTCCGCCTTCATCGGCATGGAGTCCATCGACCCCGTCAACCTCAAGGCCGTCGGCAAGAAACAGAACCGCGTCCACGACTACGCCCACATGGTCGACACCTGGCGCGACGCCGACATCATCGTCCACGTCGGCTACATCACCGGACTCCCCAACGACAACCCCGACAACATCGCCGCCGCCGTCGAAACCCTCATCGAACAGGTCGGCGTCGATCAGGTCTCCTTCTTCAAGCTCACACCCCTCCCCGGCTCCGCCGACCACCGCGACTGCGTCAACAACAGCACCATCCTCGACGACGACCTCAACAACTACGACTCCCTCCACACCACCTTCCAGCACCCCAGAATGACCGGCGCCGAGTGGGACCTCGCCTACAAGAAAGCCTGGGAACGCTTCTACAGCCCCGAGAACATCACACGCGTCCTCCTCCGAGCTCCCAAACGCGCCTACTGGAACCTCTTCTGGATGATGGTCTGGTACCGGTTCTCCATGCTCTCCGCCGAACACCCCATGTTCAGCGGGTACGTCCGCTTCAAGAACCGACGCGAACGAAGGCCCTCCATGCCCCGCGAGAGCCGACTCCGATTCGCTATGCGACGACTCGCCGACATCTGGCGCGGCACGCGACGCACCGCCCAGCTCTTCCTCGAGTTCCAGGAAATCTGGATGCTCACCCGCAAACGCGACGACCCCAAACGACGCACCATCGCCGACCTCCGCTGGCGACTCGCCACCGCCACCAAACAGGTCGACGCCGCCGTCGACCCCGTCATCGCCGCCATGCGTGACAACCTCCGATCCTTCGGAAAAGCCGTCGGACGCGAACAGCGACGCACCCGCGCACGCATGCTCAACGCCACACGATCCATCCGCGCCTACCAGCGTGCCCTCCCCGGCGAAGCGCAGGCACTCCGCGAACGCGCCCTCCGCGCCTACGAGTCCGTCGTCGCACGCGACCTCAGCCTCCGACAACGACTCACCACGCAGTGGCAACAGCTCGGCAGCGAACTCCGCAACGGCATGCCCAGCATCCGCAGACTCGCGTGGACGCCCCTCGCCGCCATCCTCGAGCTCGCGCTCAGCGTCCGCTTCTTCATCGCCTTCCTCACCAAACCACCCGTCCCCGGCGCATAATCCGCCCCCGACTACGACAACAACACCGGCAGCAAGCCCCGCAGCCATGCTGCGCAAGCCGGTCCCTGATAACCTGACACCACCGAAGGGAGCCTCACATGGAACTCTGGATCGTCCTGCTGATCGTCCTAGGCGTCCTCGCCCTCATCGTTGTCGTCCTCGCACTCTGGCTCGTCGGCACCTACAACCGTCTCGTCACCCTCCGCAACCGCAACGAGAACGCCTTCTCCCAGATCGACGTCCAGCTCAAGCGACGCTACGACCTCATCCCCAACCTCGTCGAATCCGCCAAGGGCTACATGGCCCACGAACGCGAAACCCTCGACGCCGTCATCTCCGCACGCAACCAGGCCATGAAGATCGAGGCCAACATCGGACCCGGCTTCAACCCCGCCGACATCACCCAGCTCGCCCAGGCCGAGGGAGCCCTCACCGGAGCGCTCGGACGACTCATGGCCGTCATGGAAGCCTACCCCGATCTCAAGGCCAACCAGAACGTCATGGCCGTCCAGGAAGAACTCACCTCCACCGAGAACAAGATCGCCTTCGCTCGACAGGCCTTCAACGACTCGGTCACCACCTACGAGACCTACCGCGAGTCCTTCCCCCCCGTCATCATCGCACCCCTCTTCGGCTTCAAGGAAGCCGCCGTCTGGGAAATCGACGACCAGGCCCAACGCGAAGCTCCCAAGGTCAACTTCAACTAAACCCACCCGCCGGGATCACGCGCCGTGGCCATGGACTTCTTCGAGCATCAGGACCGCGCACGAACCCGATCACTCTGGCTCGTGGTCGCATTCATCCTCGCCGTCCTCGCCATCATCACCGTCGCCTACGCCGCTGTCGTCATCGCCATCTTCGCCCTCCGCGAAGGAAAACCCATCAATTTCTTCGACCCCAGGCTCGTCCTGGGCGTCGCCGCCGGCGTCGTCGGACTCGTCCTCGCCGCAGCCTTCTACAAGCTCAGATCCCTCAAACGCGGCGGAGCAGCCATCGCTGAGATGCTCGAAGGAAAACTCCTGCCCCGCGCCACGCACAACGCCGACGAACGAAAACTCCTCAACGTCGTCGAGGAAATGTCCATCGCCTCAGGCATCCCCATTCCCCCCGTCTACGTCATCGACGAGCCGGGCATCAACGCCTTCGCCGCCGGATACAGCCCCGACGACGCCGTCGTCGGCGTCACACGCGGAGCGCTCCGACAACTCGACCGCGATGAACTCCAGGGCGTCATCGCCCACGAATACAGCCACATCCTCAACGGCGACATGCGCCTCAACATCCGGCTCATGGGGATGATCTTCGGCATCACCGCCATCGGTTTCGTCGGCTACGGCATCACACGCATCGTCATCGCGGGCGGACGAGCCCGGGTACACACACGCAGCAACCGAAAAAACGGTGGGGGAGGCGCGATCATCATCTTCCTCGGACTCGGGATCGCGCTCACCATCATCGGGTTCGTCGGTACCCTCTTCGGCAACATGATCAAGGCCGCCGTCTCACGCCAACGCGAGTACCTCGCCGACGCCGCCGCCGTGCAGTTCACACGCAACCCCGAGGGCATCGGCTCCGCACTCCAGAAAATCGGCAGCGTCGGCGCCCGCATGAACCATGCCGAAGCTACCGAACTCAGCCACATGTTCTTCGCCGACGGCGTCTCAAACCTCTTCGGCTTCGCGCTCGCCACACACCCGCCGCTCCCCCGACGCATACTCCGCATCCTTCCCGACTGGGATGGCGTCTTCCCCGACGCACAACAGGAAGGCTACGCACCCGATCAGGACGACAGACACACACGCGAACAACAACGCCAGAAAGACAAACGCACCGAGCACGCCCAGAAACTCCTCGCCATCCTCACCGCCGGCACCCTCCTCGACAACGCCACACACCACCCCGACGACGCCATCCTGACCATCGGCACGACCTCCAAAAGCCACGCCGACTACGCCCGCCTGCTCCTCGGCGCCATCCCGCCCCTCATCCGTGACGCCGCCGCCGAACCCTACGGCTGCCGAGTCCTCATCTACGCCTACTTCCTCGATCAAGACCCCGACCAACAGGCCTTCCAGAAAGACCTCCTCGAACAACACGCCGACACCAATGTCGCCAAGCTCGCAAGCGAACTCCACCAGCACACCACCCGACTCCCCATCGAGATGCGACTCCCCATCGTCGAACTCTGCATACCCACCCTCTACGAACTCTCTCAACCCCAGTACGAACTGTTCCTCAACGTCATCGACCGCCTCATCCAGACCGACGACAAAACCACACTCCGCGAATGGGTGCTCCGACGACTCGCGCGACGCCCCTACGCCGTTCTCTACGAGGGATTCGACACAACCCCCGGCCGACAACGCATCAAAGACCTCAAGGATCAGGCCCTCCAACTCCTCTCCCTGCTCGCGCACATCGGCCACAGCGACAAGGAGACCGCACGCCACGCCTTCGCCGCCGGCATCAACCACCTCCAGATGAACGCCGACACCCAGATCCTGCCCGAAAGCTTCTGCACCGTCGACCGCTTCGATCACATGATCGACACGCTCAACCAACTCAAACCGCTCGAAGTCCGTCGACTCCTCGGGGCCTGCGCCGCCGTCATCAAACACGACCAAAAGATCACCGTGACCGAAGCCGAACTCCTGCGCGTCATCAGCGAGCAGTTCAGCGTCCCCATGCCACCCATGCTGCCCGGCCAGAAATTCACCTGACCTCAGACCCCGTAGACCCTCGCCAACGCACCGCAGTAACGCTCGTACACCCCCGCGTACGCCGCCACACCCGACGCACTCGGCTCGACCTCACCCCCCGTCCGGATCAAGCCCTCGCCCACGGCACCGAGATCCGCCGATACGTCCGAGCCACACGCCTCGGTCCACATCGCCTGAATCGCGCCCCCCAACGCCGCCGACTCCGGCTCCTCAAGCGTCACCACCGGCACACCAAAAACGTCCGCCGCGACCTGACGCCACAACGCGTTCTTCGAACCCCCGCCCACCACGCGCACCGCGTCAATCGACACGCCCAGGCCCGCCATCCGCTTCGCGCCCCACGCCAGGTTCAGCGTCGTCCCCTCGATCGCAGCGCGGAACAACACCGCCGGGTCCAGCCACCCGTGACGCATCCCCGTCAGCGTGCCGCTCGCCGTCGGCAGGTCCGGCACACGCTCGCCCGCCAGGAAAGGCAGCCACAGCAACCCCTCACAGCCCGCCGCCACCGACGACGCCCGCTCCGTCAACGCCCCGTGATCCATCCCGAACGCCTCACGCACCTCCTCCGTCACGCCCGTCACGTTCATCGTGCACAGCAACGGCAGATAACGACCCGTCGAGTCGCAGAACGGCGCAATCAGCCCGTCCGGATCAATCACCGCGCGATCCGCACACGCGAACACCGTCCCCGACGTCCCCAGACTCAGCACCACCGGCCCGGGCGTCGTCGCCCCACTCCCGATCGCGCTCATCATGTTGTCGCCGCCACCCGCCGACACCAACGCCCCCGCGGGAAGCCCGCACCACGACGAGCCCGCCGCCGACACCGCACCCACCGGCTCCGGCGCCTCCACCAGCTCAGGCAGACGGTCCCCCACGCCGCCACCCATCAGCTCGACCTCCCGCCCGTTGAACCCACGCGCCACCGGGTCAAACAGCCCGCTCCCCGATGCGTCCCCCACCTCCATCGTCCGACGACCCGTCAGCAGAAAATTGATGTAGTCGTGCGGCAGCATCACCGTCGCCGTCTTCGCCCAGTTCTCCGGCTCGTGCTCCTGAACCCACAGGATCTTCGACGCCGTGAAACCCGTCGGCACCGCACGCCCGAAACGCTCCGACAACACCGCCGCCTCCGACGCCGTCGCCGTGTCACACCACAGCTTCGCAGGACGAACCACCCCGCCCGCCGCGTCCAGCAACACCAACCCGTGCTGCTGACCCGACACCCCAACGCCACGCACCGACGACAGATCAACCCCCTGATCCGACACCTGACGCAGACAGGCAACCACCGCGTCCGCCCACGTCTTCGGGTCCTGCTCCGCAGCACCCTCGGGCAGACCCGCGATCAGGTCATACGCCACCGACGCCCGCGCCACCACGCGCCGAGCGTCACCGTCCACCACCAGCGCCTTCGTCGACTGCGTGCCGACATCCAGACCCAGCCACAAACCACGCATAACACCGATCCCTGCCTATGCCTCAGAGGTACTCGTTCAACAGGTTCTCCAGCAACTCCTGACGCCCCACCGGCGCACGCATCACGTTCGTCTTCAACGCGTGCGCCTCCAGCTCCGCCATCGTCGCCTGACCCGACTCGATCTTCTTCCCGATCGCGTTCTCCCAGCCAACGTAACGCTCCTTCACCAGCCCGTCGATCTTCCCGTCCGCGATGATCGCCGCGGCAATCTTCAACCCGCGGGCGAACGCGTCCATGCCGCCGATGTGCGCATACACCAGGTCCACCGGCTCGGTCGACTGGCGACGCACCTTCGCGTCGAAGTTCAACCCGCCCGTCGTGAAACCGCCCGCACGCAGCAACGTCAGCATCGCCATCGCCGTGTCGTACAGATTCGTCGGGAACTGGTCCGTGTCCCAGCCGATCAGCAGGTCGCCGCGGTTCGCATCAATCGACCCCAACAACCCGTTGATCGCCGCGTACTCCAGGTCGTGATGGAAACTGTGCCCCGCCAGCGTCGCGTGGTTCGCCTCGATGTTCAGCTTGAAATCCTTCTCCAGACCGTGCTGCAGCAGGAACGCGTGGCACGACTGCGCGTCAAAATCATACTGGTGCGTCGTCGGCTCCTTCGGCTTCGGCTCGATGTAGAACTGACCCGTGAAACCGATCTCCTTCTTGTAATCCACAGCCAGCCGCAGCAGACGAGCCATGTTCTCCGTCTCACGCCTCAGGTCCGTGTTCAGCAGCGTGTCGTAACCCTCACGCCCGCCCCAGAACACGTACCCCTCGCCGCCCAACCGGTGCGTCACCTCCATCGCCTTCTTCACCTGCGCCGCGCCGTGCGCAAACACGTCCGCCGACGGACTCGTCCCCGCACCCGCCATGAAACGCGGATGAATAAACAGGCACGCCGTCCCCCACAACAACTTCACGCCCGTCGCCTGCTGAAGCGACTCGGCCTGATCCACGATCTCGTCCAGCGCCTTGTTCGACGCCCCCAGGTCATCCAGCTCCGGCGCAATATCGCGGTCGTGGAAGCACCAGTAAGGCACACCGATCTTCCCGATGAACTCGAACATCGCGTCCATCGTCTGACGCGCCGCCGTCATCGCGTCCCCCGCCTCCAGCCACGGCATCTCACGCGTCCCCACACCAAACGGATCAGCACCCGCACCCTTCATGCAGTGCCAGTACGACGCCGCGAACCGGAGGTGATCCTTCATCGTCTTGCCCGCGACCACCGCCTCCGCGTCGTAGTGCTTGAACGCCAGCGGATTGTCCGACTCCGGACCCTCGTAAACCACCGTCGGGATGCCCGCGAAATACTCTGCCATCGATCAACTCCAGTTCATGGGTAGCACACTCACACGAAACAAAAACACGAAACGCAACCGGTTGCGCTGGCCGCCGGCCGGTTCATCCACACAGTACCAAGTTTCCGCCCAAAAGGCCCACCACGCACCCTAAAACCGCTATCGTGACCCCTCACCACCCGGAGATACCCTCCCATGAATCACCTCGAAAAACTGCACCAGACCGCCGTCAACGAGTTCCAGCAGGCCTTCGGCAACACCCCCACCTGCGTCGCCAGCGCTCCCGGACGCGTCAACCTCATCGGCGAACACACCGACTACAACGACGGCTTCGTCCTGCCCATGGCCATCGACCGCAGCACCATCCTCGCCGCACGACCCCGAAACGACAGCACCATCCGCATCCGTGACGCCTTCTACGACGGCGAGGCCAGCATCGACCTCAGCCAGCCCGTCACCACAGGCGAACCCAAGTGGTCCAACTACATCCGAGGCGTCATCGCGGGCATGCAGCAGACCGACATCCCCGTCAAAGCCTTCGACGCCATCATCGCCTCCGACGTCCCGGGCGGCGCCGGGCTCTCCTCCTCCGCCGCCCTCGAGGTCGCCACCGCCACCCTCCTCGAAGGCCTCGCCCAACTCAAACTCAACCCCGTCGACAAGGCCCTGCTCTGCCAGAAGGCCGAGCACGACTTCGCCGGCATGCCCTGCGGCATCATGGACCAGTTCATCTCCGCCATGGGACAACGCGGCAACGCCCTACTCATTGACTGCCGATCCCACGAAACAAGGCAGGTCGCTCTCGACGACCCCGACGTCGCCATCCTCATCATCGACTCACGGGTCAAGCACGCACTCGTCGACGGCGAGTACGCCCAGCGAAGAGCCTCCTGCGAACAGGCCGCACAGGCCCTCGGCATCAAGGCGCTCCGCGACGCCACCATGGCCGACCTCGACGCCCGATCCACCAACCTCGACACCACCACCTACCAGCGTGCACGACACGTCATCACCGAGAACGACCGCACCGTCCGCGCCGCCGATGCCGCCGACCAGCACGACTGGAACAAGTTCGGCCAGCTCATGCTCAAGAGCCACGACTCCATGCGCGACGACTTCACCATCACCACGCCCGAAATCGACCGACTCGTCGAACTCGCCGTCGAGATCGGCGCCGACGACGTCTACGGCTCACGCATGACCGGCGGCGGCTTCGGCGGCTCCACCGTCACCCTCATCAAAGCCCAGAACGCCTCGACCATCGCCGACCAGATCCTCGATGCCTACCAGCAGACCTTCAACATCGAAGCCCGATGGTTCATCACCACACCGTCCCCCGGCGGTCAACTCCTGAACGCCTGACAAACCCGATCAGTGCCACGAAGGAATACCCACCCGAACCTTCGACCGCATCCCCGCCTCCGCATCCGCGTCCACCCGCAGCAAGGGCATCAGCAACAGCCCGGAACGCTTCTGAACAGCCACCTCGTACCGCTCCAGATCACGACGGTACCTCAGCGACAACCCCTTCCCGTTCGCTAACCCCGACACACCATCCCGATCCTCCATCACCTCAAACAACCCGGCCCCCTCATCCGCATCACGCCACGTTCCATCCCGAAGCCGCCAACGCAGCATCACCGCAAACCCTGATTCTCCCTCCGTCACATACCACCTGAACAACGGGAAATACGCCGCCTCGTACATACCCGCCAGATCCCCGGCAGTCTCCGGCCCGGCTGCCGTTAACTCGGGCATCCACGCCGGACGATCCACCGGCACCAGCACACGAACCTCAGGCAACGCCTCGCCACTCTCCTGCCTCTGATCCAACGCATCCTTGATCCGGATCGTCACCAACCCCGTCGCCTCATCCAAACCGATCGTCGTCCCCGCCATGCTCGATGGCTCAAGATCCCACGCCAGACCGGCATCACACACCCGAAACGGAACCTCCACGCCCCGACTGCC
Coding sequences within:
- a CDS encoding solute:sodium symporter family transporter, producing MVITTFLIFTGLVALTTYLLTRKDDRATNTGYFLGGRSLGGVVIAGSLLLTNLSTEQMVGLNGDAYREGLSVMAWEIVAVLALVAMALFFLPRFLRSGVTTVPELLEKRFGHSTSVITTFIFLIAYAVILLPIILYTGAIGLEGMLDVKSLTGINSDTGVLVFMVVLVGCIGSVYALFGGLRSVAVSDTLNGAGLLVGGMLIVIFALMKVGGEEGILGAFDVLAEEHPEKLNSIGTESQSVPFGTLFTGVLLINMFYWTTNQQIIQRTLGAKSLREGQKGVLLCGTLKLLGPLYLVLPGILAYHLYADTDIRPDQSYGILVRDVLPPYLTGFFAAVMVGAILSSFNSALNSACTLFSLGVYKSILRPDAPDKQVVASGKIFGGILAIAAMIVAPILRGQESIFSYLQTMNAMYFIPILAVVIVAMTTARVPERAANTALITGLVVIALGYFMPIAWIDEQPFYFAGGVMNTFHFSGAVFAYLIVMMLVMGSVWPAEKPWQDAHSGDVEITPWPYALPTGISLVVIVFTIYLYFADFSVLA
- the xylB gene encoding xylulokinase produces the protein MRGLWLGLDVGTQSTKALVVDGDARRVVARASVAYDLIAGLPEGAAEQDPKTWADAVVACLRQVSDQGVDLSSVRGVGVSGQQHGLVLLDAAGGVVRPAKLWCDTATASEAAVLSERFGRAVPTGFTASKILWVQEHEPENWAKTATVMLPHDYINFLLTGRRTMEVGDASGSGLFDPVARGFNGREVELMGGGVGDRLPELVEAPEPVGAVSAAGSSWCGLPAGALVSAGGGDNMMSAIGSGATTPGPVVLSLGTSGTVFACADRAVIDPDGLIAPFCDSTGRYLPLLCTMNVTGVTEEVREAFGMDHGALTERASSVAAGCEGLLWLPFLAGERVPDLPTASGTLTGMRHGWLDPAVLFRAAIEGTTLNLAWGAKRMAGLGVSIDAVRVVGGGSKNALWRQVAADVFGVPVVTLEEPESAALGGAIQAMWTEACGSDVSADLGAVGEGLIRTGGEVEPSASGVAAYAGVYERYCGALARVYGV
- a CDS encoding M48 family metallopeptidase, with amino-acid sequence MDFFEHQDRARTRSLWLVVAFILAVLAIITVAYAAVVIAIFALREGKPINFFDPRLVLGVAAGVVGLVLAAAFYKLRSLKRGGAAIAEMLEGKLLPRATHNADERKLLNVVEEMSIASGIPIPPVYVIDEPGINAFAAGYSPDDAVVGVTRGALRQLDRDELQGVIAHEYSHILNGDMRLNIRLMGMIFGITAIGFVGYGITRIVIAGGRARVHTRSNRKNGGGGAIIIFLGLGIALTIIGFVGTLFGNMIKAAVSRQREYLADAAAVQFTRNPEGIGSALQKIGSVGARMNHAEATELSHMFFADGVSNLFGFALATHPPLPRRILRILPDWDGVFPDAQQEGYAPDQDDRHTREQQRQKDKRTEHAQKLLAILTAGTLLDNATHHPDDAILTIGTTSKSHADYARLLLGAIPPLIRDAAAEPYGCRVLIYAYFLDQDPDQQAFQKDLLEQHADTNVAKLASELHQHTTRLPIEMRLPIVELCIPTLYELSQPQYELFLNVIDRLIQTDDKTTLREWVLRRLARRPYAVLYEGFDTTPGRQRIKDLKDQALQLLSLLAHIGHSDKETARHAFAAGINHLQMNADTQILPESFCTVDRFDHMIDTLNQLKPLEVRRLLGACAAVIKHDQKITVTEAELLRVISEQFSVPMPPMLPGQKFT
- a CDS encoding LemA family protein, whose translation is MELWIVLLIVLGVLALIVVVLALWLVGTYNRLVTLRNRNENAFSQIDVQLKRRYDLIPNLVESAKGYMAHERETLDAVISARNQAMKIEANIGPGFNPADITQLAQAEGALTGALGRLMAVMEAYPDLKANQNVMAVQEELTSTENKIAFARQAFNDSVTTYETYRESFPPVIIAPLFGFKEAAVWEIDDQAQREAPKVNFN
- a CDS encoding B12-binding domain-containing radical SAM protein, with the protein product MKNHKLLVVYILCSSYDDDGYPRRFLKGVFPSNTLGCLRGLTESLDDEGLLPPGTSVEVQTYDDTLTTIPFERIARQASPDTTVVVGLAGVQTGQFARATEIAREFRKRNLPVMVGGFHVSGSLAMLGKPTRELRQLLDINVSLVRGEAESPEALAEIFRDVLDGTMKPIYEMPVAPVIGNAALPRVPAEYRKRFFSGSLAPLDTSRGCPFNCSFCTVINVLGHKMRHRTTQRVLAAVEQGYHEGIRTYFFVDDNMARSPIWEEIFDGLIELRTRGIEISFLMQVDTLAYKIPNFVDKAKKAGCISAFIGMESIDPVNLKAVGKKQNRVHDYAHMVDTWRDADIIVHVGYITGLPNDNPDNIAAAVETLIEQVGVDQVSFFKLTPLPGSADHRDCVNNSTILDDDLNNYDSLHTTFQHPRMTGAEWDLAYKKAWERFYSPENITRVLLRAPKRAYWNLFWMMVWYRFSMLSAEHPMFSGYVRFKNRRERRPSMPRESRLRFAMRRLADIWRGTRRTAQLFLEFQEIWMLTRKRDDPKRRTIADLRWRLATATKQVDAAVDPVIAAMRDNLRSFGKAVGREQRRTRARMLNATRSIRAYQRALPGEAQALRERALRAYESVVARDLSLRQRLTTQWQQLGSELRNGMPSIRRLAWTPLAAILELALSVRFFIAFLTKPPVPGA
- a CDS encoding RimK family alpha-L-glutamate ligase; the encoded protein is MKLGILTIGPRLYSSRRLRQAAVERGHKVRMLNTLRFGIDLEHGEPDLVYRSRPLPLLDAIIPRIGASITYFGTAVVRQFEQMDVYTPNPANAINNARDKLRSLQILSRHDIGIPTTTFVRDREDVLPAIERIGGAPVIIKILEGTQGVGVILADNTKIAEAIIETMQSAKQNVLIQRFVKESRGTDIRAIVVGDTVVAAMRRSAKGDEFRSNVHRGGRTSSIELDPLYQETAVRAAQIMGLKVAGVDMLESDEGPLIMEVNSTPGLEGIEKATKLDVAGVIIDYIASQVAFPELDIRQRLTVSKGYGVTELTIPKDSPILGQTLANSGLRDRDIVVLNLHRGTSVISNPKESRTLEAGDRLLCYGKLDAMRDMIPARKKRRKRVRIQKLDPDTLKNLPQHDEPA